Proteins encoded in a region of the Pelmatolapia mariae isolate MD_Pm_ZW linkage group LG6, Pm_UMD_F_2, whole genome shotgun sequence genome:
- the LOC134628767 gene encoding endonuclease V-like isoform X1, translated as MSASPAEDLLQQWESEQARLRQQVLEEDTEDWQRSPDFSGLERVGGVDLSFIKGDDVNACAQLVVLSYPDLQVLYEDSQMVTLTAPYIAGFLAFRETPFLLEALQRLKKNQPALLPQVVFVDGNGLFHYREFGLACHLGVLSGLPCVGVAKNLLQVQGVNKSEEHQSQIAALQRGGDSFPLIGASGKVLGKALRSSDKSSKPVYVSVGHKISLDTAVRLTHACCRYRVPEPIRQADCRSREYLRIHFPAADT; from the exons ATGTCCGCTTCTCCCGCAGAAGATCTGCTCCAGCAGTGGGAAAG TGAGCAGGCACGTCTGAGGCAGCAGGTGCTGGAGGAGGACACAGAGGACTGGCAGAGGAGCCCAGACTTTTCAGGTCTGGAGCGAGTTGGTGGGGTGGACCTCTCCTTCATCAAAGGGGATGACGTCAATGCCTGTGCCCAGCTCGTGGTACTCAGCTACCCAGATCTGCAG GTGCTGTATGAAGACAGTCAGATGGTGACCCTGACGGCTCCCTACATAGCCGGCTTTCTGGCATTCAGAGAAACTCCATTCCTCCTGGAGGCTCTGCAGAGGCTGAAGAAGAACCAGCCCGCACTCCTTCCTCAG GTGGTGTTTGTGGATGGGAATGGTCTCTTTCATTACAGAG AGTTTGGCTTGGCATGTCACCTGGGAGTGCTGTCAGGGCTGCCCTGTGTGGGCGTGGCCAAAAACCTGCTGCAGGTGCAAGGAGTCAACAAGAGTGAGGAGCATCAGTCACAA atagctgctctgcaaAGAGGAGGAGACAGCTTCCCACTCATAGGCGCCTCAGGCAAAGTGCTCGGAAAG gcaCTGCGGAGCTCTGACAAGAGCTCGAAGCCAGTGTACGTGTCTGTGGGCCACAAGATCAGCCTGGACACAGCTGTCCGCCTCACACACGCATGCTGCCGCTACCGGGTCCCTGAGCCAATCAGACAG GCCGACTGTCGCTCCAGAGAATACCTTCGCATACACTTCCCAGCTGCAGATACGTGA
- the anapc11 gene encoding anaphase-promoting complex subunit 11: MKVKIKQWNGVASWLWVANDDNCGICRMAFNGCCPDCKVPGDDCPLVWGQCSHCFHMHCILKWLNSQQVQQQCPMCRQEWKFKE, from the exons ATGAAGGTGAAAATCAAACAGTGGAACGGGGTTGCCTCCTGGCTCTGGGTGGCCAACGATGACAACTGTGGGATCTGCAGGATGGCCTTTAACGGCTGCTGTCCTGACT gcAAAGTGCCTGGGGATGACTGCCCGCTGGTCTGGGGTCAGTGCTCCCATTGTTTCCACATGCACTGCATCCTGAAGTGGCTGAACTCACAGCAGGTCCAGCAGCAGTGCCCCATGTGCCGGCAGGAGTGGAAGTTCAAGGAGTGA
- the LOC134628767 gene encoding endonuclease V-like isoform X2 has protein sequence MSASPAEDLLQQWESEQARLRQQVLEEDTEDWQRSPDFSGLERVGGVDLSFIKGDDVNACAQLVVLSYPDLQVLYEDSQMVTLTAPYIAGFLAFRETPFLLEALQRLKKNQPALLPQVVFVDGNGLFHYREFGLACHLGVLSGLPCVGVAKNLLQVQGVNKSEEHQSQIAALQRGGDSFPLIGASGKVLGKALRSSDKSSKPVYVSVGHKISLDTAVRLTHACCRYRVPEPIRQCDVF, from the exons ATGTCCGCTTCTCCCGCAGAAGATCTGCTCCAGCAGTGGGAAAG TGAGCAGGCACGTCTGAGGCAGCAGGTGCTGGAGGAGGACACAGAGGACTGGCAGAGGAGCCCAGACTTTTCAGGTCTGGAGCGAGTTGGTGGGGTGGACCTCTCCTTCATCAAAGGGGATGACGTCAATGCCTGTGCCCAGCTCGTGGTACTCAGCTACCCAGATCTGCAG GTGCTGTATGAAGACAGTCAGATGGTGACCCTGACGGCTCCCTACATAGCCGGCTTTCTGGCATTCAGAGAAACTCCATTCCTCCTGGAGGCTCTGCAGAGGCTGAAGAAGAACCAGCCCGCACTCCTTCCTCAG GTGGTGTTTGTGGATGGGAATGGTCTCTTTCATTACAGAG AGTTTGGCTTGGCATGTCACCTGGGAGTGCTGTCAGGGCTGCCCTGTGTGGGCGTGGCCAAAAACCTGCTGCAGGTGCAAGGAGTCAACAAGAGTGAGGAGCATCAGTCACAA atagctgctctgcaaAGAGGAGGAGACAGCTTCCCACTCATAGGCGCCTCAGGCAAAGTGCTCGGAAAG gcaCTGCGGAGCTCTGACAAGAGCTCGAAGCCAGTGTACGTGTCTGTGGGCCACAAGATCAGCCTGGACACAGCTGTCCGCCTCACACACGCATGCTGCCGCTACCGGGTCCCTGAGCCAATCAGACAG tgtGATGTGTTTTAG
- the LOC134628767 gene encoding endonuclease V-like isoform X3, protein MSASPAEDLLQQWESEQARLRQQVLEEDTEDWQRSPDFSGLERVGGVDLSFIKGDDVNACAQLVVLSYPDLQVLYEDSQMVTLTAPYIAGFLAFRETPFLLEALQRLKKNQPALLPQVVFVDGNGLFHYREFGLACHLGVLSGLPCVGVAKNLLQVQGVNKSEEHQSQIAALQRGGDSFPLIGASGKVLGKVRQRTDAQKIETNTSDKGTAEL, encoded by the exons ATGTCCGCTTCTCCCGCAGAAGATCTGCTCCAGCAGTGGGAAAG TGAGCAGGCACGTCTGAGGCAGCAGGTGCTGGAGGAGGACACAGAGGACTGGCAGAGGAGCCCAGACTTTTCAGGTCTGGAGCGAGTTGGTGGGGTGGACCTCTCCTTCATCAAAGGGGATGACGTCAATGCCTGTGCCCAGCTCGTGGTACTCAGCTACCCAGATCTGCAG GTGCTGTATGAAGACAGTCAGATGGTGACCCTGACGGCTCCCTACATAGCCGGCTTTCTGGCATTCAGAGAAACTCCATTCCTCCTGGAGGCTCTGCAGAGGCTGAAGAAGAACCAGCCCGCACTCCTTCCTCAG GTGGTGTTTGTGGATGGGAATGGTCTCTTTCATTACAGAG AGTTTGGCTTGGCATGTCACCTGGGAGTGCTGTCAGGGCTGCCCTGTGTGGGCGTGGCCAAAAACCTGCTGCAGGTGCAAGGAGTCAACAAGAGTGAGGAGCATCAGTCACAA atagctgctctgcaaAGAGGAGGAGACAGCTTCCCACTCATAGGCGCCTCAGGCAAAGTGCTCGGAAAGGTGCGGCAAAGGACAGATGCACagaaaatagaaacaaataCCTCTGACAAAG gcaCTGCGGAGCTCTGA